One region of Solanum pennellii chromosome 6, SPENNV200 genomic DNA includes:
- the LOC114077532 gene encoding RNA-binding protein Musashi homolog 2-like, producing the protein MADREAPGSSARSLFIGGISMDITEESLRAHFSQFGEIADLVLKRDKGFGFVTYANPETVDEVLNTYHNIASKEVDVKIPVTYRQRIHVGDLPLSLTEVSGELKEYFSSYGNVVGNQIILDKTTGRSRGFAFVSFDKEEAVEKVLSHGDRHELCGKQVKTTRVFPVRAGDRDRSCGCNRENAGIESDKFASKAANEF; encoded by the exons ATGGCTGATAGGGAAGCCCCTGGTTCTTCAGCAAG ATCACTTTTTATTGGAGGCATTTCTATGGATATAACCGAAG AATCATTGAGGGCTCATTTCAGTCAGTTTGGAGAGATAGCTGATTTAGTACTAAAGCGTGATAAAGGTTTTGGGTTTGTTACATATGCTAACCCGGAAACTGTAGATGAAGTTTTAAACACATACCATAACATAGCTAGTAAAGAG GTGGATGTGAAGATACCGGTAACTTATAGACAGAGAATTCATGTTGGTGATCTTCCATTGTCTTTAACCGAAG TTTCAGGTGAGTTGAAGGAATATTTTTCGTCTTATGGCAATGTTGTGGGAAATCAGATCATTTTGGATAAAACAACTGGCCGCTCCAGAGGCTTTGCCTTTGTGAGTTTTGATAAAGAAGAAGCAGTTGAAAAAGTTTTATCTCATGGAGATAGGCATGAACTTTGTGGCAAACAA GTTAAAACTACGAGGGTTTTTCCAGTTAGAGCTGGTGATCGTGATCGTAGTTGTGGGTGCAACAGAGAGAACGCTGGTATTGAAAGTGACAAGTTCGCCTCCAAGGCTGCAAATGAGTTTTGA